One window of the Manihot esculenta cultivar AM560-2 chromosome 14, M.esculenta_v8, whole genome shotgun sequence genome contains the following:
- the LOC110599874 gene encoding bHLH transcription factor RHL1 isoform X2, which produces MQPCSREMQGINSLLNPSSQIPLQDLQNQQIQTPHFDPSSSSNDDFLEQMLSTLPSCSWTDLKSPWDLNPTTNLNIPINNSSANPPGDLSDETPPSIPENVAFHNFDESAILASKLRQHQISGGPSPAAAAAAAAKLMLQQQFMMATRGGAMPQNDVVDGSSFKSPTQGDGSVQALYSNGFGAGSMHGTGQASNHSQQHFHHPQAQNFSTPGGAAAMNQSQASGSTGGAPAQPKQRVRARRGQATDPHSIAERLRRERIAERMKALQELVPNANKTDKASMLDEIIDYVKFLQLQVKVLSMSRLGGAAAVAPLVADMSSEGGGRGGGDCIQATANGGSLPRTSTNASQTPSSNDNTLTVTEHQVAKLMEEDMGSAMQYLQGKGLCLMPISLATAISTATSHSRNPVLNANNSNHHHNLLQSNGEGPSSPSMSVLTVQSATMGNGGGDASVKDAASVSKP; this is translated from the exons ATGCAACCCTGTAGCAGAGAAATGCAAGGAATAAATTCTCTCCTAAACCCATCTTCTCAAATCCCTCTTCAAGACCTTCAAAATCAACAGATCCAAACTCCTCATTTCGATCCTTCTTCCTCTTCCAACGATGATTTTCTTGAACAAATGCTTTCTACTTTGCCTTCCTGTTCCTGGACTGACCTCAAGTCTCCTTGGGATCTTAACCCCACTACTAATCTCAATATCCCCATTAATAATTCCTCTGCTAACCCCCCCGGTGATTTATCCGATGAAACGCCGCCTTCTATTCCTGAGAATGTTGCCTTCCATAACTTTGATGAGTCTGCGATTTTGGCCTCCAAGCTCAGACAGCATCAGATCAGTGGAGGTCCCTCACCtgcagctgctgctgctgctgctgctaagCTCATGCTTCAGCAACAGTTTATGATGGCCACCAGAGGAGGTGCGATGCCTCAGAACGACGTCGTTGATGGGTCGTCTTTCAAGTCTCCTACTCAG GGAGATGGTTCAGTTCAGGCGCTCTATAGTAATGGGTTTGGTGCTGGATCTATGCATGGAACTGGGCAGGCATCGAACCACTCTCAGCAGCATTTCCACCATCCTCAGGCGCAGAACTTTAGTACCCCTGGAGGTGCTGCAGCGATGAACCAATCTCAGGCAAGCGGGTCAACCGGTGGTGCACCGGCGCAGCCTAAACAGAGGGTGAGGGCTAGGAGGGGTCAAGCCACTGACCCACATAGCATAGCTGAAAGG TTACGCAGGGAGAGAATTGCAGAGAGAATGAAAGCGCTTCAGGAACTGGTTCCCAATGCCAATAAG ACGGACAAGGCTTCAATGCTAGATGAGATCATCGACTATGTCAAATTCCTCCAGCTTCAAGTGAAG GTGCTGAGTATGAGCAGGTTGGGCGGTGCAGCGGCGGTGGCTCCACTCGTTGCTGATATGTCCTCGGAG GGAGGAGGACGCGGAGGTGGTGACTGTATTCAGGCCACTGCTAATGGTGGGTCCCTTCCTCGCACCTCTACTAACGCTTCCCAAACTCCGTCTTCCAACGACAATACCTTAACGGTAACCGAACACCAAGTCGCTAAACTCATGGAAGAAGATATGGGTTCCGCCATGCAATATTTACAAGGCAAAGGTCTCTGCCTCATGCCTATTTCCCTCGCTACCGCCATTTCAACCGCTACCTCCCACTCCCGGAATCCCGTCCTCAACGCCAACAACTCCAATCACCACCACAATTTGCTCCAATCCAACGGTGAAGGACCCTCTTCGCCTAGCATGTCAGTGTTGACTGTCCAGTCAGCCACTATGGGTAACGGTGGTGGTGACGCTTCTGTCAAAGATGCTGCCTCCGTTTCAAAGCCGTGA
- the LOC110599874 gene encoding bHLH transcription factor RHL1 isoform X1, whose protein sequence is MQPCSREMQGINSLLNPSSQIPLQDLQNQQIQTPHFDPSSSSNDDFLEQMLSTLPSCSWTDLKSPWDLNPTTNLNIPINNSSANPPGDLSDETPPSIPENVAFHNFDESAILASKLRQHQISGGPSPAAAAAAAAKLMLQQQFMMATRGGAMPQNDVVDGSSFKSPTQGGDGSVQALYSNGFGAGSMHGTGQASNHSQQHFHHPQAQNFSTPGGAAAMNQSQASGSTGGAPAQPKQRVRARRGQATDPHSIAERLRRERIAERMKALQELVPNANKTDKASMLDEIIDYVKFLQLQVKVLSMSRLGGAAAVAPLVADMSSEGGGRGGGDCIQATANGGSLPRTSTNASQTPSSNDNTLTVTEHQVAKLMEEDMGSAMQYLQGKGLCLMPISLATAISTATSHSRNPVLNANNSNHHHNLLQSNGEGPSSPSMSVLTVQSATMGNGGGDASVKDAASVSKP, encoded by the exons ATGCAACCCTGTAGCAGAGAAATGCAAGGAATAAATTCTCTCCTAAACCCATCTTCTCAAATCCCTCTTCAAGACCTTCAAAATCAACAGATCCAAACTCCTCATTTCGATCCTTCTTCCTCTTCCAACGATGATTTTCTTGAACAAATGCTTTCTACTTTGCCTTCCTGTTCCTGGACTGACCTCAAGTCTCCTTGGGATCTTAACCCCACTACTAATCTCAATATCCCCATTAATAATTCCTCTGCTAACCCCCCCGGTGATTTATCCGATGAAACGCCGCCTTCTATTCCTGAGAATGTTGCCTTCCATAACTTTGATGAGTCTGCGATTTTGGCCTCCAAGCTCAGACAGCATCAGATCAGTGGAGGTCCCTCACCtgcagctgctgctgctgctgctgctaagCTCATGCTTCAGCAACAGTTTATGATGGCCACCAGAGGAGGTGCGATGCCTCAGAACGACGTCGTTGATGGGTCGTCTTTCAAGTCTCCTACTCAG GGAGGAGATGGTTCAGTTCAGGCGCTCTATAGTAATGGGTTTGGTGCTGGATCTATGCATGGAACTGGGCAGGCATCGAACCACTCTCAGCAGCATTTCCACCATCCTCAGGCGCAGAACTTTAGTACCCCTGGAGGTGCTGCAGCGATGAACCAATCTCAGGCAAGCGGGTCAACCGGTGGTGCACCGGCGCAGCCTAAACAGAGGGTGAGGGCTAGGAGGGGTCAAGCCACTGACCCACATAGCATAGCTGAAAGG TTACGCAGGGAGAGAATTGCAGAGAGAATGAAAGCGCTTCAGGAACTGGTTCCCAATGCCAATAAG ACGGACAAGGCTTCAATGCTAGATGAGATCATCGACTATGTCAAATTCCTCCAGCTTCAAGTGAAG GTGCTGAGTATGAGCAGGTTGGGCGGTGCAGCGGCGGTGGCTCCACTCGTTGCTGATATGTCCTCGGAG GGAGGAGGACGCGGAGGTGGTGACTGTATTCAGGCCACTGCTAATGGTGGGTCCCTTCCTCGCACCTCTACTAACGCTTCCCAAACTCCGTCTTCCAACGACAATACCTTAACGGTAACCGAACACCAAGTCGCTAAACTCATGGAAGAAGATATGGGTTCCGCCATGCAATATTTACAAGGCAAAGGTCTCTGCCTCATGCCTATTTCCCTCGCTACCGCCATTTCAACCGCTACCTCCCACTCCCGGAATCCCGTCCTCAACGCCAACAACTCCAATCACCACCACAATTTGCTCCAATCCAACGGTGAAGGACCCTCTTCGCCTAGCATGTCAGTGTTGACTGTCCAGTCAGCCACTATGGGTAACGGTGGTGGTGACGCTTCTGTCAAAGATGCTGCCTCCGTTTCAAAGCCGTGA